AGGGGGCGGTCGTCGAGTGTTTTGAGGCCAGACTGGACACGTTGACGGCCTTTTTAGAGAAAGAGCCGACCGCGACAATCCTGCTCGCAGAGGAGGATGCGACTGCATTTCTGGGAAGTCTGCTGGCGGCAGTGGCACTGGGGGCTCCGGTCTTTCTGGCCAATCCTGCCTGGCGGCAGAACGAATGGTCGCAGGTGGCCGCCCAACTCCAGCCCAGCCTGGTCTGGGGGCATACACAACTGCCACATTCGCTAGGCCTGCAGGAGCTGCCAATGGCACCCTACCGCGGACATATTATGATCCCTACCGGGGGCACGGGCGGGCGGGTGCGCTTCGCCATGCACAGGTGGGAAACACTTGCGGCTGCGGTAAAGGGCTACGCCACATTTTTCGACCAGCAGCAGCTCAATGCCTGGTGCACGCTCCCGCTGTGGCACGTGAGTGGACTGATGCAGGCCATGCGGACCTTTATGAGCGGTGGCCGGCTCATGCTGGCAGATTACCGTGAGCAGGTCGAGCCGGGCACCGGTATGCCGGATCGCAGTGCTTTCCATCTCTCGCTCGTACCCACACAACTTGGGCGCATGCTGGCGCAGCCCGGTGGTGGCGACTGGCTGCGTGGCTTTGGGCTGCTGCTGCTGGGCGGGGCAGCCGTGCCGGAGGATCTGCAAGACCGCGCCCGGCAGGCCGGACTGCATCCGGCCTGTAGCTATGGGATGACGGAAACGTCAGCAGTAATCGCTATCCAGCGGCCGGAGGCGTTTGAAGCCCGAAAGCCCCTGGCAGGCGAGATTCTTCCGCATGCGCAGGTTTCGATCGGCGCAGAGGGGATCGCGATTCAAGCGCGTTCCTTGTTTCGGGGTTATTACCCGGAGGTGCCCGCCGCAACAGAGGTCTTTTATCCCGGCGATGATGGGGAACTGGACGAGGCAGGGCGCCTGCATGTATCAGGGCGCCGTGACCGGATCATTATAACCGGCGGTGAAAAAGTCGACCCCCTGGAGGTCGAAGCCGCCATCCGGCGCTCAAACCCAGAGGCGGAAGCCCTTGTCACCGGTGAGCCAGATCCGGACTGGGGGCAGTGTGTCGTGGCCTTGGTGGCCGGGGTTAAGGAGCAGGAACTCAAACCGCTCCAGAAGGCTCTGCAAAGTCAGCTACAGCCCGCCAGTAATCCTAAACGCTGGCTATGGGTTGATACCTTACCCCTTAAGCCGAACGGAAAAGTCGATCGTGACCGCCTCGCTCAGCTGCTGGCACCGCCAGGGGAGTAGATGAAAAACTGCCAGAGCAGAAAGAGGCTCAGCAGAGTAAAGATACTGCCCACGATTTTCAGGAACACGATGTTCCCGGTCGTGATTTCCAAATCTCTGAGGTTGAAAACATTGCTGAAGACAGACTCAAGCTTCACACGACTCATGACCAACATGTAAATACCGCCAACAAGCAACAGGGTGACAAGTCCTGTCTTCAGAATAAATTTAATCAAATCAATGTTAATCATAGCGGTATGCCTGTCTCATTAAGGACAGCAGTGAAAAGGCTTTTGGATGCGTTTGAGTCAAGGAAAAACATTATTGGCAATAGTTCCCAAGGTCTTCACTTTTAGCACAAATGACAACGCCCGTTCATGCAGTTTCGTATTCCTGTTGGCATAAGCTGGGGCGTATCGTCTGGGGAATTGCGTGGCTTTGTTTATATCGGCCGACTCCGCGTAATCTTTATGCCTGGCGCAGGTTCCTGCTACGCTGTTTCGGGGCGAAGATCGCCCCCGGGGCCAAGCCCTGCTCTGGGGCGCGTATCTGGGCTCCATGGGATTTGACCATGGAGGAGGGAGCTACGCTCGGTGATCACGTCGATTGCTACACGCAGGCACCGATTGTCCTGAGAAAGTTCTGTACCGTGAGCCAGTACAGCTTCTTGTGCACCGGGACGCACGACTACCAGTGCGTGGACTTGCCGCATCAGGTGGCGCCGATCGAGATCGGGGCGTACGCCTGGGTCACAGCCGATGTCTTTGTGGGGCCCGGCGTCACCGTCGGAGAGGGAGCGGTCGTGGCCGTGCGCTCCACTGTGCTGAAGGATGTCGAGCCGTGGACGATTGTCGCCGGTACGCCAGCCAAGTTCGTTAAAAAACGCGAAGCCGAACGCCCGTCATGAACTTTATCCCCCGCCATCTTCAGGACTCAATTAACGCCGAGCTTGAGCCACGAGAGGAAGTCCTGTGGCAAGAAATGCCCACCCCCCGGTTTTTCACGCGTGGGTCGATCGCCAGCTTTCTTTTTGGTATCCCCTGGACGGCCTTTGCGCTGTTCTGGATGTGGGGAGCCTCAGGGATGGGACAGGGGGAGTTCGAGGGACCTGCCTCGTATTTCTTTCTTTTTGGGCTGCCCTTTGTGCTGATCGGCATCGGCATGCTTTCGTCCCCGCTGTGGGCGTACTGGAAAGCCACCCGCACGGCCTACGTGATCACCGGTCGGCGCGCGATTGTGTTTGAGGGTGGCCGCGGGATAACGGTCCGCAGCTATCCGCCCGAAAGACTTCAAAGCGTCTACCGTAAACAACACAACGATGGCAGTGGGGATGTGATCATCGAGGTTAATGCTTGGCGCGACTCCGACGGTGATCAACAGTCGCAGACACTCGGTTTCCTGCGTATCCGTAATGCCAAGCAAGCCGAGACCCTGCTAAAGACTTTGGCCGAGGAGGCCGCCCCGCAACGATCATGAGCGTATCCGTCATTATACCCGCCCGTCTGGACTCCACCCGCCTGCCCCGCAAGGCCCTGCTCGACCTCGGCGGCAAGCCCATGCTCCAGCATGTCTGGGAGCGCGCCTCAAAGATGCAAAAAGCCGACAGCGTGGCCATCGCGACCGACTCCGAGGAGATCCGCGAGCGCGCCGAAGGCTGGGGGGCGACCGTCCACATGACCAGTCCGGAGTGCCAAAGCGGCACCGAGCGCCTGGCCGAGCTGTTACCGAAGATCGACAGTCAGTTTTTCCTCAATGTGCAGGGCGACGAGCCCTTCATCGAGCCTGCCCTGCTGGACAGCCTCGTACAAGTCTGGGAGGACACCGGCTGTGACCTCGTGACGGCGGTCTTCCGCATCCACGACTCGGTAGATATCTTTGACCCGAACCTGGTCAAGGTCGTGCGCCGCGCCGATGGGCAGGCGATGTACTTCTCGCGTAGTCCTTTGCCCTACGTGCGGGGCTTCTCGCAGGAGAACTGGATCGCCGAAGGCCCGGCCTTCTGGGCGCACATTGGCGTGTACGGCTACGCCCGCGAAACCCTGTCCCGCTACACCGGGCTGACCCCCGGTGTGCTCGAAAAATCCGAAAAGCTGGAGCAACTGCGTTTCCTGGAGCACGGTTTCTCTATCCAGGCCGTCGAGACCGCCTACGAGCCGCTCGGCATCGACACCCCCGACGACCTTGAGGCCGCCCGCCGCCGGCTGTAGCACAGGCTTTCATCACCCAGGTCTTGCCTCTCAACTCCTATTGAGGCTGGACAGCATTTGGTATAGACCAATGATGATAGTCTATACCAAAAGAACATGAAATGCTTGTGCTTATTATTCAGTCTAGCGGTGCTAATCAGCTTGCCGGGATGCGTTCAGACCGCAGGGCAGATTTTTGAGCCGGGACTGGTTGATCGGCTGGTTCTTGGCCAGACTACCACCGAGGTTGCCTTCGATTTGATGGGACCTCCACAGTCTCGCCGCACGGTGACCAAAAATGGTACCACTTTTACGATGGCCACCTATATCTATGGTGAAGCAAAAGCGCCGATCATGGGTGGTGACTATTTCATGGATTTGCTAGTCATCGAATTCTTTGAAGATACACTCCATGGCTACATCCAGCTAGCACTGGATAATCAAGCGGGCCAGCCCCTAAATATTGAGGGTACTAAAACTCTCGAACGTGATGTATCTACCAAGCAGGATGTTTTAAACCTCTTGGGACGTCCGAACGGCAAGGCCCTATCTCCCAGCAACTTGGATATTTTCGAGGACGCCTATGGCGATGAGATTTGGGTCTGGTTGAGCAGCCGTGAAGAGGGCACAACCGTCGAAGTGCAGAAAATTGTGGTCGGCTTTAAATACGATGGCCGCGTGGACAGCGTATCCTCGTCAGTCAACGTGACGGAGTACTAACCCCGGATGTTGCCCTTGGCCAGCTCCTGCTTGAAGTGGGCGTAGGTCTTTTCGATGCCCTCACGCAGGCCGATCTTGGGCTCCCAGCCGGTGGCGCGGATTTTTGAGCTGTCCATGAGCTTGCGGGGCGTGCCGTCGGGCTTGGAGGTGTCCCACTTCAGCTCCCCCTGGAAGCCGGTCACATCGCGCACAGTCTCGGCCAGCTCCTTGATGGTCACGTCGGAGCCGAAGCCCACGTTGACCCAGTCCGGCGGGTTGTCCAGCTCCAGCAGGTGCAGGCAACCGGCGGCCAGATCGTCCACGTGCAGGAACTCGCGCAGCGGGCTGCCCGTGCCCCAGAGGGTGACGTCCGGCGCGCCCGACTCGACCGCCTCGTGGAAGCGACGCAGCAGGGCGGGCAGCACATGGGAGTTCTCGGGGTGGTAGTTGTCACCGGGGCCGTAGAGGTTGGTCGGCATGGCCGAGTGGTAGAGCACGCCGTACTGCTTACGGTAGTACTGGCAGAGCTTGAGCCCGGCGATCTTGGCGATGGCGTAGGGCTCGTTGGTGGGCTCCAGCGGGCTGGTCAGCAGGCAGTCCTCGGTCATGGGCTGGGGAGCCTCACGCGGGTAGATGCACGAGCTGCCCAGAAAGAGCAGGCGCTTGACGCCGTGCTTCCACGAGAGGTGGATCATGTTGTGAGCGCTAGCCAGGTTCTCGTGGATAAACTCCGCCGGGTAGGTGCTGTTGGCATGAATACCGCCCACGCGGGCCGCCGCTACGATGACGGTTTCGGGCTTTTCCTCGGCGAGGGTCTCCTCGACCGCCCCCGCGTCGCACAGATCCAGCTCGGCGTGCGTGCGCAGCACGAAGTTGTCGTGACCGTCAGCCAGCAGGGCGCGGTGAATGGCGCTGCCGACCATCCCGCGATGGCCGGAGAGAAAGATTTTAGAGTCGGGGTTCATGATAGACTTTTATTTCACCGCAAAGACGCAGAGACGCAAAGATGTTTTTTAGTCAGGCTTCAGGCAATCAAGTTAGTTCTTTCTTGCTTTTCGTAGTTCATACCTTGCTTTTTTAAACTGCTTACGTTTGCACCAGTGCATGCGACCAAATGGATCTTTGATACCTACTTGATCGAATTGACTATCTAAGAAAGTCTCCGAGTTACGATAAAATGTAAAATTCGCTTTCTCTCCTACATCGAGAGAAATTGGTAAAGTACTACTCAGTGGATCTTCGAATTGTGGGTTCAATAGGCCATAGCCTGGTTTATTTCGGATCCGATAATACAGCCTTTTATATACAGATGAATGGCGTAGCCATAGTAGGCAGGCTTTCGTTTTCCCGGGGCCGTGGTTTGTGGCTGTGATTACTATTCTCTCGGCGCTATATTCTGGCTTCTGAGTATTTGTTATATCAGACACTGTTACATTGAGAACAAGTTTAGGTTTTAGGATGACATCTCGATATACATTCCATCCAACTGAGAATGCAGCAATAACTATTGATAGAATACTAATCCATATAGCCGTTGAATTATCACTCATATCATTATATCGCAAACCGTCGAAGGCTAGATGCAATCAAAAACTCACTGCCTCTGCGTCTTTGCGCCTTTGCGGTTCAAAACTTGAACACCATCAGGGAGCGGCTACATTTCCTCCCATGGAAAAAGCCGACATCGTCGAAGTGCTCGAAGCCATTGCCGAGTTGCTCGAACTCAAGGGCGAGAACGCCTTTAAGATCCGGGCCTACCAGAACGGTGCCCGCTCGCTGGAGACGCTCGACGAGGACCTCGGCACGGTCATCGAGGAGGACCGCCTGGGTAAGATCAAGGGCATCGGTAAGGCGCTGGTGGAGAAGATTACCACTCTGCACGAGACCGGCGAACTGGAGTATTTTGACAAGCTCAAGGCCTCCGTGCCCGCGACGATGCTCCAGATGCTGGAGATCCCCGGTCTCGGCCCGAAGAAGATCAAGAAGCTCCACGACGAGCTGGGCGTGGAAAGCATCGAGCAGCTCACCGCCGCCTGCAAGGACGGTAAAGTCGCTGAGCTGGAAGGCTTTGGCGAAAAGACGCAGGAGAAGCTCCTGGCCGGGATCGCCAACCGCGAGGCCTACGCCGCCCGTCACCGCTGGGCCGATGCGGAGGCCGCCTCCGCGCCCATTCTGGAGGGCTTGCGCGAGCTCAAGCAGGTCAAGCAGGCCGAGGCCGCGGGCAGCCTGCGCCGCAAGCGTGAGACCGTCGGCGACCTGGACTTTCTCGTGGCCGCCACCGAGCCCGGCCCGATCATGGACTGGTTTACCGCGCAGGACGGGGTGGTCGAGGTCACCGCCAAGGGCGAGACCAAGTCCTCTGTCCGCTTGGAGGGCGGCCTGCAGGCGGACCTTCGTGTCGTCCCACCCGCACAGTTCTTTTACGCGCTGCACCACTTCACCGGGAGCAAGGACCACAATGTGCGCATGCGCCAGCGGGCACTTGAGCGCGGGCTCAGCCTCTCCGAGTGGGGGCTCTTCCCGGAGGACACGCGCGGCTCAAAGGAAAACGCTCCGAAGCCCAGCGAACGCGAGCCCGAGCCGATTGATGGCGAGGAGGAGCTCTTTAAGAAGCTCGATCTGGCCTATATCCCGCCTGAACTGCGCGAGGACAGGGGCGAGATCGAAGCCGCCGCAGAGGACCAGCTGCCCAAGCTCGTCGAGCCGGAGGACATTCGCGGCGTTTTCCACAACCACACCACCGCCTCCGACGGGCGCGCCACCCTGGAGGAGATGATGCAGGCTGCGCAGGACCTGGGATTCGAGTATCTCGGCATCGCCGACCACTCGAAGTCCAGCTTTCAGGCCAACGGCCTCGACGCGGATCGCCTGGCTGAGCAGATCGAGCAGATTAAAGCCCTGAATGATGCAAAAAAGTTTAAAACATTTGTGTTTACCGGCTCTGAGGTGGATATCCTCTCGGACGGTAAGCTGGACTTCCCGGACGAGGTATTAAAGCAGCTCGACTGTGTGGTCGCCTCCATCCACGCGGGCATGACCAAGGACGAAAAGGCCATGACGAAGCGGCTCGTCAAGGCACTGGAAAACGAGCACGTCACCATGCTCGGGCACATGACCGGGCGGCTCCTGCTGCGTCGCGAGGGCTACCCGGTGGACACGGCAAAGGTCATCGATGCGGCCATCGCCAACGGCAAGATCATCGAGCTGAACGCCAACCCCTGGCGGCTCGACATGGACTGGCGTCTCTGGCACAAGGCAGCCGAGCGCGGCCTGTTGACCTCGATCAATCCCGACGCCCACGCCACCGACCAGCTGGATTTCTACCGCAACGGCGTCTACGCCGCCCGGAAAGGCTGGCTGGAGCCGAAACACATCCTCAACACCCGCCCTCTGGCCGAGGTGAAGAAATATCTGGGCTGTGCGTAACTGCACAGGGCATTGAGGCCCCCACCCGATCGCTCACTGTGTGGGCGCACCAGCGGCACCCAAACCCAAAAAAAGACCAGGGGCGGATCGAAATCCGCCCCCGGCAGTGTATTGGGGTGAAACAGGGGCACATGGGAAGTGCCAGTGTAGGGTGCTATACCCTAATTGTTATAATAGGCACTTTTCCTGAATAGTTAAGGCCTTTTTTATTATTGTCCGACGGTCACGTTGCTCATGTAGCGATCTCCCACCAGCTTCATGACAGACAAATCGCTGTCATAGTCGCGGTAGTCATCGTCAATCTCCCAGAACATAACCCCGCCCAGGCCCATCTGATCGACGTAGTCGAGCTTGTTGGAGACCATTGCCGGGCTGTCATAGGAGATGAAGGTGCCGTTGTGGTAGATGTAGGAAGCCTCCGACTGCGCATCCCAGGACTCGGCATAGCTCGAGTCGTTTTGCATCGTCTCGACGATCGTGCGGTAGGACAGGATGCCGTTCTCGACGGTACCGGCTCCCAGGCCAGACGCACTGGCATAGAGACCGTTGTTAGCCGAGGAGACGCCCGTCCATACGTAGCCGTAGAGCGGGATGCCGAGGTTGATCTTCGAGGCCGGGACACCGGCGTCGAGATACCCCTGCACCGCAGAGTGTGCGTTGTACTCGGTCATCGGGTCGGAGCTGTTCGCGTACAGCGGAGCATTGTGACCCGTGCGGCTTCTGTCCCAGCGACCATGGAAGTCGTAGGTCATCAGGTTGAGCCAGTCGACCTGATCAGACAGGGCGGAGAGGTTGATCTCGTCGTACTTGTCATAACCGGCGGGTACGGCTGCGCTGATCAGGTACTGCTTACCGTCGATAGCCCCCTGGGCATCGAGCGCTTCACGCAGGGCCTGCGCCAGCAGCGCGTAGTTCTCGCCGTCCTCGGGGCGGACATTCGTATTCGCATCGGTGGCGATGACCGGGTACTCCCAGTCCAGATCGATACCGTCGAAGTCATACTTGACCACGAAATCGACCACAGAGGCGGCGAACTTCTCACGGGCGGAGGCACTGGCCGCGATGTCCGAGAACCGGCCCGAATCATACCAGCCGCCAACGGCGATCATGGTCTTCAGGTGTGGGTACTGCGCCTTGAGTTCGAGGTACTGGTTGAAGTTCCCGCGCAGCGGCTGGTCCCAGGTGTCGTCCCCAAAGGTCTTCTCCAGGTCGGCCCAGGTGTCGTGGATGGCAATCTCGCCGTTACCGTCGATGATCGCGAAGGCGTGCACGATGTGCGTGACCTTGTCAGCCGGGATATCGGCAACCTCGTAGCCACGGCCATAGATGCTCCAGCTGGCATAGTAAACGACCACGCGACCGTCACTTGAGGCGGAGTCATTACCGCCACCGGTACCGGTGCCGTTATCGCCGGAGTCATCCGAACCGTCGCCCGTGCCCGTATCACCCGTGCCGTCGTCAGTCGATGAATCATCGTCCGAGCCATCGCCGGTACCCGTGTTGTCATTACCGTCATCGGTGCCAGTGCCATCATCGACCGTACCGTCGTCATCATCGGTGTTACCGGTGGTATCGTCGGAGACGCTGACGCCATTGAGGGTGACGTTGACAGGCTGGCTGGCGACATCACCGGGGGAGCCGTTGAAGCCGAAGCTCACGCTCTGGCCGGCGGCCAGCGATCCGTTCCAGCCGAGGCTGGAGATGGTGTAGGTGTCACCGTCCCGTGAGACCAGTTTAGCGTCCCAGATGCTGGTGATGGTGTAGGGCCAGTCGAAGGTGACCGTCCAGCTGTCGAGATCCTCGTCTGTGGTATTGGTCAGCGTGGCGTTAGCGGTGAAGCCGCTCCCCCAGTCGCTGGATACCGTCACCACAAGCGCGGCTGTCGAGCTGTCGCCGTCATCGCCGGTGTCGGTGTCATCGTCGTCGTTGTTACCGGTGTCATCATCGGTCGTGTCGTCATCGTTGCCGTTATCCGTGTCGTCACCCCCGTTGCCGGTCGTATCGTCATCATCGCCGGAGAGGCTG
This genomic interval from Ruficoccus sp. ZRK36 contains the following:
- a CDS encoding AMP-binding protein, coding for MEATVAAFRERLKKPWLDEHRQGAVVECFEARLDTLTAFLEKEPTATILLAEEDATAFLGSLLAAVALGAPVFLANPAWRQNEWSQVAAQLQPSLVWGHTQLPHSLGLQELPMAPYRGHIMIPTGGTGGRVRFAMHRWETLAAAVKGYATFFDQQQLNAWCTLPLWHVSGLMQAMRTFMSGGRLMLADYREQVEPGTGMPDRSAFHLSLVPTQLGRMLAQPGGGDWLRGFGLLLLGGAAVPEDLQDRARQAGLHPACSYGMTETSAVIAIQRPEAFEARKPLAGEILPHAQVSIGAEGIAIQARSLFRGYYPEVPAATEVFYPGDDGELDEAGRLHVSGRRDRIIITGGEKVDPLEVEAAIRRSNPEAEALVTGEPDPDWGQCVVALVAGVKEQELKPLQKALQSQLQPASNPKRWLWVDTLPLKPNGKVDRDRLAQLLAPPGE
- a CDS encoding PH domain-containing protein, producing the protein MNFIPRHLQDSINAELEPREEVLWQEMPTPRFFTRGSIASFLFGIPWTAFALFWMWGASGMGQGEFEGPASYFFLFGLPFVLIGIGMLSSPLWAYWKATRTAYVITGRRAIVFEGGRGITVRSYPPERLQSVYRKQHNDGSGDVIIEVNAWRDSDGDQQSQTLGFLRIRNAKQAETLLKTLAEEAAPQRS
- the kdsB gene encoding 3-deoxy-manno-octulosonate cytidylyltransferase, which gives rise to MSVSVIIPARLDSTRLPRKALLDLGGKPMLQHVWERASKMQKADSVAIATDSEEIRERAEGWGATVHMTSPECQSGTERLAELLPKIDSQFFLNVQGDEPFIEPALLDSLVQVWEDTGCDLVTAVFRIHDSVDIFDPNLVKVVRRADGQAMYFSRSPLPYVRGFSQENWIAEGPAFWAHIGVYGYARETLSRYTGLTPGVLEKSEKLEQLRFLEHGFSIQAVETAYEPLGIDTPDDLEAARRRL
- a CDS encoding outer membrane protein assembly factor BamE, yielding MLISLPGCVQTAGQIFEPGLVDRLVLGQTTTEVAFDLMGPPQSRRTVTKNGTTFTMATYIYGEAKAPIMGGDYFMDLLVIEFFEDTLHGYIQLALDNQAGQPLNIEGTKTLERDVSTKQDVLNLLGRPNGKALSPSNLDIFEDAYGDEIWVWLSSREEGTTVEVQKIVVGFKYDGRVDSVSSSVNVTEY
- a CDS encoding GDP-L-fucose synthase; this encodes MNPDSKIFLSGHRGMVGSAIHRALLADGHDNFVLRTHAELDLCDAGAVEETLAEEKPETVIVAAARVGGIHANSTYPAEFIHENLASAHNMIHLSWKHGVKRLLFLGSSCIYPREAPQPMTEDCLLTSPLEPTNEPYAIAKIAGLKLCQYYRKQYGVLYHSAMPTNLYGPGDNYHPENSHVLPALLRRFHEAVESGAPDVTLWGTGSPLREFLHVDDLAAGCLHLLELDNPPDWVNVGFGSDVTIKELAETVRDVTGFQGELKWDTSKPDGTPRKLMDSSKIRATGWEPKIGLREGIEKTYAHFKQELAKGNIRG
- the polX gene encoding DNA polymerase/3'-5' exonuclease PolX, whose product is MEKADIVEVLEAIAELLELKGENAFKIRAYQNGARSLETLDEDLGTVIEEDRLGKIKGIGKALVEKITTLHETGELEYFDKLKASVPATMLQMLEIPGLGPKKIKKLHDELGVESIEQLTAACKDGKVAELEGFGEKTQEKLLAGIANREAYAARHRWADAEAASAPILEGLRELKQVKQAEAAGSLRRKRETVGDLDFLVAATEPGPIMDWFTAQDGVVEVTAKGETKSSVRLEGGLQADLRVVPPAQFFYALHHFTGSKDHNVRMRQRALERGLSLSEWGLFPEDTRGSKENAPKPSEREPEPIDGEEELFKKLDLAYIPPELREDRGEIEAAAEDQLPKLVEPEDIRGVFHNHTTASDGRATLEEMMQAAQDLGFEYLGIADHSKSSFQANGLDADRLAEQIEQIKALNDAKKFKTFVFTGSEVDILSDGKLDFPDEVLKQLDCVVASIHAGMTKDEKAMTKRLVKALENEHVTMLGHMTGRLLLRREGYPVDTAKVIDAAIANGKIIELNANPWRLDMDWRLWHKAAERGLLTSINPDAHATDQLDFYRNGVYAARKGWLEPKHILNTRPLAEVKKYLGCA